CGCTCCTGCAGGGACGGTGCAAACAGCAACACCCGCGTGACCTGAAAAACAATTACAACAGCCAGAGAGAACGCTCCCATGACACCCGAACACCTCGAATCCATCAGCAACCACCCCGCCTTCCAGCAACTGATCAGGCGCAAGCGCCGCCTCAACGGCTCGCTGACCCTGACCATGCTTGTCGCCTACTACGGCTTCGTCCTGCTGGTGGCCTTCGCCCCTGGCGTGCTCGGCCAGTCCCTCAACGGCGGCGTGACCAGTGTCGGCATGCTGGTCGGGGTGCTGATGGTGCTGCTGTCCTTCGCCCTCACCGGCCTCTACATGCACCGCGCTAACCGCGTCATCGACCCCCTGAACGACGTGGTCAAGCAGGAGTGCGCGCGATGAACTGGACGGCCATCTCGATGTTCCTGGTGTTCGTTGGCTTCACCCTGCTGGTGACCCGCTGGGCCGCCTTGCGCACCCGCTCGGCCAGCGACTTCTACACCGCCGGCGGCGGCTTGACCGGTATGCAGAACGGCCTGGCGATCGCCGGCGACATGATCAGCGCCGCGTCGTTCCTGGGCATCTCGGCGATGATGTTCATGAACGGCTACGACGGCCTGCTCTACGCCCTGGGCGTGCTGGCCGGCTGGCCGATCATCCTGTTCCTGATCGCCGAGCGCCTGCGCAACCTGGGCAAGTACACCTTCGCCGACGTGGTCTCCTACCGCCTGGCCCAGGCTCCGGTGCGCCTCACCTCGGCGTTCGGCACCCTGGCCGTGGCGCTGATGTACCTGGTGGCGCAAATGGTCGGTGCCGGCAAGCTGATCGAACTGCTGTTCGGTATCAGCTACCTGTACGCAGTAATGCTGGTGGGTGTGCTGATGGTGCTGTACGTCACCTTCGGCGGCATGCTCGCCACCACCTGGGTGCAGATCATCAAGGCGGTGATGCTGCTGTCGGGCACCACCTTCATGGCCTTCATGGTGCTCAGGCATTTCGGTTTCAGCACCGAGGCGATGTTCGCCAGCGCCGTGGCCGTGCACGCCAAGGGCCAGGCGATCATGGCGCCAGGGGCGCTGCTATCGAACCCGGTGGACGCCATCTCGCTCGGCTTGGGGATGATGTTCGGCACTGCGGGCCTGCCGCATATCCTCATGCGTTTCTTCACCGTCAGCGATGCCAAGGAAGCGCGCAAGAGCGTGTTCTACGCCACCGGTTTCATCGGTTACTTCTACCTGTTGCTGATCGTCATCGGCTTCGGCGCCATCGTCATGGTCGGCACCGAGCCCAGCTACCGCGATGCCACCGGCGCAATCATCGGCGGCGGCAACATGGTCGCGGTGCACCTGGCCCAGGCGGTGGGTGGCAACCTGTTCCTCGGCTTCATCTCGGCGGTGGCCTTCGCCACCATCCTCGCCGTGGTGGCGGGCCTGGCGCTGTCCGGCGCCTCGGCGGTGTCCCACGACCTGTACGCCTGCGTGGTGCGCAAGGGCCAGGCCAGCGAGCAGGAGGAGATGCGCGTGTCGCGCCTGGCCACCCTGGGGATCGGCTTGTTCGCGGTGCTGCTGGGGCTGCTGTTCGAGGCGCAGAACATCGCCTTTCTCTCTGGCCTGGTGCTGGCGGTGGCCGCCTCGGTCAACTTCCCGGTGCTGCTGCTCTCGATGTTCTGGAAAGGCCTGACCACCCGCGGCGCGGTGTGCGGCAGCCTGGCCGGGCTGGTCTCGGCCATCGCGCTGGTAGTGCTGGGGCCGGCGGTGTGGGTCAACGTGCTGCACAACGAGCGGGCGCTGTTCCCCTACAGCAACCCGGCGCTGTTCTCCATGTCGCTGGCCTTCCTCGCAGCCTGGGCCTTCTCGGTCACCGACGGCTCGGAGCGGGCGCGCGAAGAACGAGGGCGCTACCTGGCCCAGTTCATCCGCTCGATGACCGGTATCGGCGCCGCCGGCGCCAGCAAGCACTGACTTCAAGAACAATAACAATGTCGGGTACAACAACAATGAACCGCACGCATCTCAAGTCAGCCGCCTGGCTGGCCACCCTCGCCCTGCCCTTGCCGGCCATGGCGGACTTCATCGCTGACAGCCACGCACGCCTCGAACTGCGCAACCACTACATCAACCGCGATTTCCGCCAGAGCAAAGCGCCTCAGAGCAAGGCCGAGGAATGGGGCCAGGGCTTCACCGCCCGCTTCGAATCGGGTTTCACCGAGGGGCCGGTCGGTGTCGGGGTAGACGCCATGGGTCAACTCGGTATCAAGCTCGACTCCAGCCGCGACCGGCGCAACACCGGCCTGCTACCTTACGGACCGCGCAGCCTGGAGCCGGTGGACGATTACAGCGAACTGGGCCTGACCGGCAAGCTGCGGGTATCGAAGAGCACCCTGCGCCTGGGCACGTTACAGCCGATCCTGCCGGTGGTGGTGTACAACGACACCCGCCTGCTCGCCTCAACCTTCCAGGGCGGCCTGCTGACCAGCCAGGAGTTGGACGGCCTGACCTTCAACGGCGGTCGCCTGACCAAGGCCAACCTGCGCGACTCCTCCG
This genomic stretch from Pseudomonas entomophila harbors:
- a CDS encoding DUF485 domain-containing protein, with product MTPEHLESISNHPAFQQLIRRKRRLNGSLTLTMLVAYYGFVLLVAFAPGVLGQSLNGGVTSVGMLVGVLMVLLSFALTGLYMHRANRVIDPLNDVVKQECAR